The following proteins come from a genomic window of Lolium rigidum isolate FL_2022 chromosome 5, APGP_CSIRO_Lrig_0.1, whole genome shotgun sequence:
- the LOC124653082 gene encoding purine permease 3-like: MDVETPAQTQPLEQQQIASAAAAGVAAKPLHRNPRLVLSFLLMVVGWTSGPLLLRTYFLHGGNRKWLSSLLQTAGWPLLLAPLTASFLSRRRCSTNKTPVFFISPLLLAASVVLGIMAGLDNLLYAFGLDYLPVSTSSVLMSTQLAFTAGFALVLVRQRFTAFSVNAVVLLSVGAAMLGMNGGGDRPAGVTRVQYYAGFGLTLGAAALYGLILPVMELSQARHVARARCAVTYTLIMEMQVVIGFSATVFSIIGMIVNNDFHAIPREAQEFGLGKAGYYVLLVGAAIMYQLISLGIMGAVFYGSALLGGVIMTVLIPVTEVLAVLFFHEPFNGIKGIAIALSVWGFVSYFYGEMQIDAQPSNKPSNIEKLDL, translated from the exons ATGGACGTTGAAACCCCAGCTCAGACACAGCCCCTCGAGCAGCAGCAGATagctagcgccgccgccgccggtgtcgCGGCTAAACCGCTCCACCGTAACCCCCGCCTGGTCCTCAGCTTCCTCCTCATGGTCGTCGGCTGGACGAGCGGGCCACTCCTCCTCCGCACCTACTTCCTCCACGGCGGGAACCGCAAGTGGCTTTCTAGCCTGCTCCAGACCGCCGGATGGCCGCTCCTGCTCGCGCCGCTCACCGCCTCGTTCCTCTCTCGCCGCCGGTGCTCAACCAACAAAACGCCGGTCTTCTTTATCTCGCCCCTGCTCCTGGCCGCGAGCGTCGTGCTCGGCATCATGGCCGGGCTCGACAACCTCCTCTACGCCTTCGGCCTGGACTACCTGCCCGTGTCCACCTCCTCCGTCCTCATGTCCACGCAGCTCGCCTTCACGGCCGGCTTCGCTTTGGTGCTCGTGCGCCAGCGGTTCACGGCCTTCTCCGTCAATGCCGTGGTGCTGCTCAGCGTCGGCGCTGCCATGCTGGGGATGAACGGGGGAGGGGACCGCCCGGCGGGGGTGACGAGAGTGCAGTACTACGCGGGGTTCGGCTTGACGCTCGGCGCTGCCGCGCTGTACGGGCTCATACTGCCCGTCATGGAGCTCAGCCAGGCGCGGCACGTCGCGCGCGCCCGCTGCGCCGTCACTTACACGCTGATCATGGAGATGCAGGTCGTCATCGGGTTCTCGGCCACAGTCTTCAGCATCATCGGCATGATCGTCAACAATGATTTCCAC GCAATCCCACGTGAAGCCCAGGAGTTCGGGCTCGGCAAGGCAGGCTACTACGTGCTGCTGGTCGGTGCCGCCATCATGTACCAGTTGATTTCCCTTGGCATCATGGGCGCAGTATTTTACGGTTCGGCGCTGCTCGGCGGCGTCATCATGACTGTCCTCATCCCTGTCACTGAGGTGCTCGCCGTCCTATTCTTCCACGAGCCGTTCAACGGCATCAAAGGCATAGCAATCGCCCTCTCGGTTTGGGGCTTCGTCTCCTACTTCTATGGTGAGATGCAGATCGATGCGCAGCCGTCCAACAAGCCCTCAAATATAGAAAAATTAGATCTTTAA